A portion of the Segatella copri DSM 18205 genome contains these proteins:
- a CDS encoding Hsp20/alpha crystallin family protein, protein MLLARRNNDSDWLSNFFDDTLFNTEVMSRMNATAPAINIKETDKNYTMEVAAPGLKKEWVRVNIDNDGNLNIAIENKMEHKDEDKHEHYLRREFSYSNYQQCYTLPEDADREKISAKVADGILEVEIPKLTPKEAKTTKNIEVK, encoded by the coding sequence ATGTTGTTAGCACGTAGAAATAATGATTCAGATTGGTTGAGTAACTTCTTTGATGATACTTTATTCAATACCGAAGTAATGTCACGTATGAATGCTACTGCTCCTGCCATTAACATCAAGGAGACAGATAAGAATTATACCATGGAGGTTGCTGCTCCTGGCTTGAAGAAAGAGTGGGTTCGTGTAAACATCGATAACGATGGTAATCTGAACATCGCCATTGAGAACAAGATGGAACACAAGGATGAAGACAAGCACGAGCACTATCTGCGCCGCGAATTCTCTTACAGCAACTACCAGCAGTGTTATACGCTGCCTGAGGATGCTGATCGTGAGAAGATTTCAGCAAAGGTAGCTGATGGTATACTCGAGGTCGAGATTCCAAAGCTTACTCCTAAGGAGGCTAAGACTACAAAGAACATCGAAGTCAAATAA
- a CDS encoding heavy metal translocating P-type ATPase, with protein MKKTIPVIGMACSVCSANVEKKLQSLEGINSASVSLASRTALVDYNPDIISLEDMKREISNAGYDLVIENDRSVEEINRREFTLLRRRTLVSWLFAILTMCFSMGWISLGMEQNMISDGAASAHHSSSFANQICLLLALANLLYCGKQFYVSAWKQLLHHTANMDSLVALSTLIAFLFSTFNTFFGEMVWGARGIEWHTYFDASVMIITFVLTGRCLEEKAKDSTANSIRQLMGMQPKTARLVTYEKIEGTNDYKMEEVPISTIQIGDMIEVRAGEKIPVDGVVTQAESFMTPDAAYVDEAMISGEPTPAMKKAGDNVLAGTIPSQGKLRMRAKQIGENTALAHIIRMVQEAQGSKAPVQRIVDKAALIFVPAVAAIALITFLIWWLIGGNAALPQAILSAVAVLVIACPCAMGLATPTALMVGIGKAAQKQILIKDASALENLHKINALVIDKTGTLTIPNQNIDFTKQEDLDLETRETLKPHAQEAMKQLQERGIEVYMMSGDKEEAAHYWAEKAGIKHYQSKVLPGDKQALVKKLQDEGKQVAMVGDGINDTQALALANVSMAIGKGTDVAMDVAQITLMSDDLLALPEAVKLSQKTVHMIWQNLFWAFIYNIICIPLAAGALHIFGIDFQITPMWASALMAFSSVSVVLNSLRLRLA; from the coding sequence ATGAAGAAAACAATTCCAGTAATAGGCATGGCTTGCAGCGTATGCTCTGCCAATGTAGAAAAGAAGCTGCAGTCGCTAGAAGGCATCAACTCCGCCTCGGTATCCCTGGCGAGCCGAACTGCCCTGGTAGATTATAACCCCGATATCATCTCTCTGGAAGATATGAAACGGGAAATCAGCAATGCCGGCTACGACCTCGTTATCGAAAACGACAGAAGCGTGGAGGAAATCAACCGCCGTGAGTTCACCCTCCTGCGCCGCCGAACCCTCGTTTCCTGGCTCTTCGCCATTCTGACCATGTGTTTCTCCATGGGCTGGATTTCCCTGGGCATGGAGCAGAATATGATTTCAGATGGCGCTGCCTCGGCTCATCACTCGAGTTCCTTCGCCAACCAGATCTGTCTGCTCCTGGCACTCGCCAACCTGCTCTACTGCGGCAAACAGTTTTATGTTTCCGCCTGGAAGCAGCTTTTGCATCATACGGCAAACATGGATTCGCTCGTAGCACTCAGCACCCTCATCGCCTTCCTCTTCAGCACCTTCAACACCTTCTTCGGAGAAATGGTATGGGGAGCGAGAGGCATAGAATGGCACACTTATTTTGATGCTTCCGTGATGATAATCACCTTCGTGCTGACCGGCAGATGCCTGGAAGAAAAGGCAAAGGACAGTACGGCGAACAGCATTCGCCAGTTGATGGGAATGCAGCCGAAAACCGCCCGACTGGTGACTTACGAGAAGATAGAAGGCACTAACGACTACAAGATGGAGGAAGTTCCGATTTCCACCATTCAGATAGGCGACATGATAGAAGTTAGAGCCGGAGAGAAAATTCCGGTGGATGGCGTGGTTACCCAGGCAGAGAGTTTCATGACTCCCGATGCAGCCTATGTAGATGAAGCGATGATTAGCGGCGAACCGACTCCGGCGATGAAAAAGGCAGGCGACAACGTGCTGGCTGGCACCATTCCGAGTCAGGGAAAGCTCCGCATGAGAGCCAAGCAGATTGGCGAGAACACCGCCCTGGCACACATCATCCGCATGGTTCAGGAGGCGCAGGGCAGTAAGGCGCCCGTGCAGCGCATCGTGGATAAGGCGGCTCTGATTTTCGTTCCAGCCGTGGCAGCCATTGCCCTCATCACCTTTTTAATATGGTGGCTGATAGGCGGCAACGCAGCTCTTCCACAGGCCATCCTTTCAGCCGTAGCCGTATTGGTCATCGCCTGTCCATGTGCCATGGGCTTAGCTACTCCTACCGCCCTGATGGTGGGCATCGGCAAGGCGGCGCAGAAGCAGATTCTTATCAAGGACGCGTCGGCACTGGAGAATCTCCACAAGATCAACGCCCTCGTCATCGACAAGACCGGCACTCTCACCATTCCTAACCAGAACATCGATTTCACCAAACAGGAGGATTTGGATCTGGAGACGAGAGAGACCCTCAAGCCTCATGCCCAAGAAGCAATGAAGCAGTTGCAGGAAAGGGGAATAGAGGTCTATATGATGAGTGGCGACAAGGAGGAAGCGGCTCACTACTGGGCTGAGAAAGCCGGCATCAAGCATTACCAGAGCAAGGTGCTGCCTGGTGACAAGCAGGCTTTGGTAAAGAAACTTCAGGACGAAGGCAAGCAGGTAGCGATGGTGGGCGACGGAATCAACGACACCCAGGCTTTGGCCCTTGCCAACGTGAGCATGGCGATAGGAAAGGGAACGGATGTGGCGATGGATGTGGCACAGATTACGCTGATGAGCGACGACCTGCTGGCGCTTCCGGAAGCCGTAAAACTGAGCCAGAAGACGGTTCACATGATTTGGCAGAATCTCTTCTGGGCGTTCATCTACAATATCATCTGCATCCCGTTGGCAGCCGGCGCCCTTCATATCTTCGGCATTGATTTCCAGATAACCCCAATGTGGGCAAGTGCCCTGATGGCCTTCTCAAGTGTAAGCGTAGTGCTTAATTCGCTGAGGCTGAGATTGGCGTAA
- a CDS encoding IS1380-like element IS612 family transposase yields MEKFDSMLSPVIDSTLGQRCRSIIGYQFSEIVRSLMSDYFCGGSCVEDVTSQLMRHLSYHPTLRTCSSDTILRAIKELTQENISYTSDQGKTYDFNTADKLNTLLINALVSTGELKEIEEYDVDFDHQFLETEKYDAKPTYKKFLGYRPGVYVIGDKIVYIENSDGNTNVRFHQADTHKRFFALLESQNIRVNRFRADCGSCSEEIVSEIEKHCKHFYIRANRCSSLYNDIFALRGWKTEEINGIQFELNSILVEKWEDKCYRLVIQRQRRNSGDLDLWEGEYTYRCILTNDYKSSTRDIVEFYNLRGGKERIFDDMNNGFGWSRLPKSFMAENTVFLLLTALIHNFYKTIMSRLDTKAFGLKKTSRIKAFVFRFISVPAKWIMTARQYVLNIYTENRAYAKPFKTEFG; encoded by the coding sequence ATGGAGAAATTTGACTCCATGCTTTCACCCGTTATCGACTCAACACTGGGTCAGAGATGCCGCAGTATCATCGGATATCAGTTCAGCGAGATAGTCCGTTCGCTGATGAGCGATTATTTCTGTGGCGGCTCATGCGTGGAAGATGTAACGTCACAACTGATGCGCCATCTCTCGTATCATCCGACCTTGCGCACATGCAGCTCTGATACCATCCTCAGAGCCATCAAGGAACTGACACAGGAAAACATCTCCTATACTTCCGACCAAGGCAAGACCTATGATTTCAATACTGCAGACAAACTCAACACATTGCTTATAAACGCTTTGGTTTCTACAGGCGAGTTGAAGGAAATTGAGGAATACGATGTTGACTTTGACCATCAGTTCCTTGAAACGGAGAAGTATGATGCAAAACCGACCTACAAAAAGTTCCTCGGCTACAGGCCTGGCGTATATGTTATCGGTGACAAGATAGTCTATATCGAGAACAGCGATGGCAACACGAATGTGCGTTTTCATCAGGCAGACACCCATAAGAGATTCTTCGCTCTTCTGGAATCCCAGAACATCCGTGTAAATCGCTTCAGGGCAGACTGCGGTTCCTGCTCGGAGGAAATCGTCAGTGAGATAGAGAAGCATTGCAAACATTTCTACATCCGTGCCAACCGATGCAGTTCGCTCTACAATGACATCTTTGCTCTGAGAGGATGGAAGACGGAGGAGATTAACGGCATCCAGTTCGAACTCAATTCCATTCTCGTTGAGAAATGGGAAGACAAGTGCTATCGTCTTGTCATCCAGAGACAAAGACGCAACAGTGGCGACCTTGACCTGTGGGAAGGCGAATACACTTACCGTTGTATTCTGACCAACGATTACAAGTCATCGACAAGGGACATTGTTGAATTCTACAATCTGCGTGGCGGCAAGGAACGTATCTTTGACGACATGAACAACGGATTCGGTTGGAGCAGGCTCCCCAAGTCATTCATGGCGGAGAATACTGTCTTTCTTCTGCTTACTGCATTGATACACAATTTCTACAAGACCATCATGAGCAGGCTTGACACCAAGGCTTTTGGGCTCAAGAAAACGAGTCGCATAAAGGCTTTTGTCTTCAGATTCATCTCCGTACCTGCCAAGTGGATCATGACTGCAAGGCAATACGTGCTGAATATCTACACAGAGAACCGAGCTTATGCAAAACCCTTCAAAACAGAATTCGGATAA
- the istA gene encoding IS21 family transposase: protein MAQSNVNMSKLKRSFQMLAAKIPQRTICEQLHMGRGVLNRYKTLADSQGLSYGVIGRMSDGEIESFLQLSKPTAAPSSQRQVLDGLLPEYVSDLSHNRYLTIQALHESYKKEHPDGYGYTQFKKSIREYQYSHNLSFHNTYIPGEEMQIDFAGDALWLTDPKTGELTKVVVLVCILPYSGLGFAKAMYNASMENFFGGISDAFSYFGGTTRIAKSDNMKQWVKKYDRYEPAFNDAAVEWAAYYDTTLQTCRVRTPRDKGPVEGLVQKTYNAVYALLHDEVFYNLPSMNARIYELMDGFNEKPSRTTGRSRRDIFEAEEQPTLGKLPMAPYRFRYRKEVKLSGTYHVMVDKHNYSVPYQYVGQKVSVLWDLDTVEVYSGSSRIAIHQRRQGSGYSTLDEHMPDKHLAYKHGQGYNAAYFLEEAALVGSNTTAAVQSILNRTKHVEQSYKSCQGVLSLKRKYGKERLEKACKRLAGCSSITYTTIRNVLEKNLDQVDGEETVSNVPQNDYVRGAEAFMNI, encoded by the coding sequence ATGGCACAAAGTAATGTAAACATGAGCAAATTAAAACGTTCATTTCAAATGCTAGCGGCAAAAATACCGCAACGCACCATTTGCGAGCAACTACACATGGGACGTGGCGTACTGAATCGTTACAAGACCCTGGCGGATTCCCAAGGTTTGTCCTATGGCGTGATAGGCCGCATGAGTGACGGGGAAATAGAATCTTTCCTCCAGTTGTCCAAACCCACAGCAGCCCCATCCTCCCAACGTCAGGTGCTGGACGGGCTGTTGCCTGAATATGTGTCAGACTTGTCGCATAACCGCTACCTCACCATTCAAGCCCTGCACGAGTCATACAAGAAGGAGCATCCCGACGGATATGGATACACCCAGTTCAAGAAGTCAATCCGTGAGTATCAGTACTCACACAACCTCAGCTTCCATAACACCTATATTCCTGGGGAAGAGATGCAGATTGACTTCGCCGGCGATGCCCTGTGGCTTACCGACCCGAAGACAGGTGAGCTAACCAAGGTTGTCGTCCTGGTCTGTATCCTGCCATACAGCGGTTTGGGATTTGCCAAGGCTATGTACAACGCTTCCATGGAGAACTTCTTCGGCGGTATATCCGATGCCTTCTCTTACTTCGGCGGAACAACTCGCATAGCCAAGAGTGACAACATGAAGCAGTGGGTGAAGAAATACGACCGCTACGAGCCAGCGTTCAATGATGCAGCCGTGGAATGGGCCGCCTACTACGATACAACCCTCCAAACCTGCAGGGTTCGCACTCCCAGGGACAAAGGTCCAGTCGAGGGACTCGTCCAAAAGACATACAATGCCGTCTACGCTCTGCTACATGACGAGGTGTTTTACAATCTACCGAGTATGAATGCCCGTATCTATGAGTTGATGGACGGCTTCAATGAAAAGCCGTCCAGAACGACAGGGAGAAGCAGACGTGACATCTTCGAGGCGGAAGAGCAACCAACGTTGGGTAAACTGCCCATGGCTCCATACCGCTTCAGATATCGCAAGGAGGTGAAACTGTCCGGTACCTATCACGTCATGGTTGACAAGCACAACTATAGCGTGCCATACCAGTATGTCGGGCAAAAGGTGAGCGTACTGTGGGACTTGGATACCGTGGAGGTTTACTCCGGGAGTTCTCGCATAGCCATCCATCAGCGTCGCCAAGGATCTGGATACAGCACGCTTGACGAGCATATGCCAGACAAACATCTTGCCTACAAGCACGGACAGGGATATAATGCCGCCTATTTCCTGGAGGAGGCGGCATTGGTCGGCAGCAACACCACTGCCGCAGTCCAATCCATCCTCAATCGCACGAAGCATGTCGAGCAGTCGTACAAGTCCTGCCAAGGAGTCCTGTCTCTCAAGCGCAAGTATGGCAAGGAGCGCCTGGAGAAGGCCTGCAAGCGTCTGG